Proteins from one Bos indicus x Bos taurus breed Angus x Brahman F1 hybrid chromosome 19, Bos_hybrid_MaternalHap_v2.0, whole genome shotgun sequence genomic window:
- the BORCS6 gene encoding BLOC-1-related complex subunit 6: MESPRGRPGPETDLLALGEQQAAIFGDGPGQTPSERPSDLRLSEDEEAENVGGASCHPKASLKTSSCSFVHPPEWEAPEDKPGRGGTFSGAGSRLGAPDPEFDLHGSSRRKDPEPPEAKPESERVCRRGSPVGGGMDVEQKEDDDEAAEAGRGGRSFSSRLQDSRSLDGLSGACGGPASSGGAESGAGGGRRATISSPLELEGTVSRHGDLTHFVANNLQLKIRLSGAPQPPPPAPTRPCSAPTPTPAIPPIDPDVLRDLERLSRELGGRVDRLLRGLGGAVQELTALSVGCIQTYRDAVDSLGEAVDMSIKGMYTLLARCEELERALQPVQGLARQVRDIRRTLEVLEALCK; this comes from the coding sequence ATGGAGTCGCCCCGGGGGCGGCCTGGGCCCGAGACGGACCTGCTAGCTCTGGGGGAACAGCAAGCTGCGATCTTCGGCGACGGCCCGGGCCAAACGCCCTCTGAGAGGCCCTCAGACCTCCGACTATCCGAGGACGAAGAGGCAGAGAACGTTGGGGGCGCGAGCTGCCACCCCAAGGCGTCCCTGAAGACTTCGAGCTGCAGCTTTGTCCACCCTCCGGAATGGGAAGCTCCGGAGGACAAGCCGGGCCGTGGAGGGACGTTTTCTGGGGCAGGAAGCCGCCTGGGGGCGCCGGATCCCGAATTCGACCTGCACGGGTCCTCCCGGCGCAAGGACCCTGAGCCTCCGGAGGCCAAGCCTGAATCCGAGAGGGTCTGCCGTCGAGGGAGCCCTGTAGGCGGCGGGATGGATGTTGAGCAGAAGGAAGACGACGACGAGGCGGCGGAAGCCGGCAGGGGTGGCCGTTCGTTCTCCAGCCGCCTTCAGGACAGCCGCAGCTTGGACGGGTTGAGCGGGGCGTGCGGCGGCCCCGCGTCTTCAGGGGGTGCAGAATCTGGCGCAGGCGGCGGGCGGCGCGCCACTATCTCCAGCCCCCTGGAGCTCGAAGGGACGGTGAGCCGCCATGGCGACCTCACCCACTTTGTCGCCAACAACCTGCAACTCAAGATCCGTCTGAGCGGCGCCCCTCAACCTCCGCCCCCTGCCCCTACGCGGCCCTGTTCAGCTCCCACACCCACTCCGGCCATCCCTCCCATCGACCCCGACGTGCTGCGGGACCTGGAGCGGCTGAGTCGGGAGCTGGGCGGCAGGGTGGACCGTCTGCTTCGCGGGCTGGGAGGTGCGGTGCAGGAGCTGACAGCTCTGAGCGTGGGCTGCATCCAAACCTACCGTGATGCAGTGGACTCTCTAGGGGAAGCTGTGGACATGAGCATCAAGGGCATGTACACCCTGCTGGCGCGCTGTGAAGAACTGGAGCGGGCTCTGCAACCGGTTCAGGGACTGGCGCGCCAAGTCCGGGATATCCGACGCACCTTGGAGGTGTTGGAGGCCCTGTGCAAGTGA
- the AURKB gene encoding aurora kinase B isoform X1 translates to MAQKENAYPWPYGRQTAQPGLNTLPQRVLRKEPVTPSALVLMSRSNAQPTAAPGQKVVENSSGTPNIPKRSFTIDDFEIGRPLGKGKFGNVYLAREKKSHFIVALKVLFKSQIEKEGVEHQLRREIEIQAHLQHPNILRLYNYFYDRRRIYLILEYAPRGELYKELQKSRTFDEQRTATIMEELADALTYCHAKKVIHRDIKPENLLLGLRGELKIADFGWSVHAPSLRRKTMCGTLDYLPPEMIEGRTHNEKVDLWCIGVLCYELLVGNPPFESASHNETYRRIVKVDLKFPPSVPLGAQDLIYKLLKHNPSERLPLAQVSAHPWVRTHSRRVLPPSAPQSVP, encoded by the exons ATGGCCCAGAAGGAGAACGCCTACCCCTGGCCCTATGGCCGGCAGACG GCTCAGCCTGGCCTGAACACCCTGCCCCAGAGAGTTCTCCGGAAGGAGCCTGTCACTCCATCGGCACTTGTCCTCATGAGTCGCTCCAATGCCCAGCCCACAG CTGCCCCTGGCCAGAAGGTGGTGGAGAACAGCAGTGGAACCCCCAACATCCCAAA GCGTTCCTTCACAATCGATGACTTTGAGATTGGGCGTCCTCTGGGCAAAGGCAAGTTTGGAAATGTGTACTTGGCTCGGGAGAAGAAAAGCCATTTCATCGTGGCGCTCAAAGTCCTCTTCAAGTCTCAGATCGAGAAGGAGGGTGTGGAGCACCAGCTGCGTAGAGAGATCGAAATCCAAGCGCATCTGCA ACATCCCAACATCTTGCGTCTCTACAACTATTTCTATGACCGGCGAAGGATCTACTTGATTCTGGAGTATGCCCCCCGGGGGGAGCTCTACAAGGAGCTGCAGAAGAGCCGAACTTTTGATGAGCAGCGAACAGCCACG ATCATGGAGGAGCTGGCAGATGCTCTAACATACTGCCATGCGAAGAAGGTGATTCACAGAGACATCAAGCCTGAGAATCTGCTCTTGGGGCTCCGGGGAGAGCTGAAGATTGCTGACTTCGGCTGGTCGGTGCACGCCCCCTCCCTGAG gaGGAAGACAATGTGCGGCACTCTGGACTACCTGCCCCCAGAGATGATTGAGGGGCGCACGCACAATGAGAAGGTGGACCTGTGGTGCATCGGTGTGCTCTGCTACGAGCTGCTGGTGGGAAACCCACCCTTTGAGAGTGCTTCCCACAATGAGACATACCGGCGCATCGTCAAG GTGGACCTAAAGTTCCCTCCTTCTGTGCCCTTGGGAGCCCAGGACCTCATCTACAAGCTGCTCAAGCATAACCCCTCAGAACGCCTGCCGCTGGCCCAGGTCTCGGCCCACCCTTGGGTCCGAACCCACTCTCGCAGGGTgctgcctccctctgcccctcagTCTGTCCCCTGA
- the AURKB gene encoding aurora kinase B isoform X3 — translation MPPGGSSTRSCRRAELLMSSEQPRSGRIMEELADALTYCHAKKVIHRDIKPENLLLGLRGELKIADFGWSVHAPSLRRKTMCGTLDYLPPEMIEGRTHNEKVDLWCIGVLCYELLVGNPPFESASHNETYRRIVKVDLKFPPSVPLGAQDLIYKLLKHNPSERLPLAQVSAHPWVRTHSRRVLPPSAPQSVP, via the exons ATGCCCCCCGGGGGGAGCTCTACAAGGAGCTGCAGAAGAGCCGAACTTTTGATGAGCAGCGAACAGCCACGGTCGGGGCGG ATCATGGAGGAGCTGGCAGATGCTCTAACATACTGCCATGCGAAGAAGGTGATTCACAGAGACATCAAGCCTGAGAATCTGCTCTTGGGGCTCCGGGGAGAGCTGAAGATTGCTGACTTCGGCTGGTCGGTGCACGCCCCCTCCCTGAG gaGGAAGACAATGTGCGGCACTCTGGACTACCTGCCCCCAGAGATGATTGAGGGGCGCACGCACAATGAGAAGGTGGACCTGTGGTGCATCGGTGTGCTCTGCTACGAGCTGCTGGTGGGAAACCCACCCTTTGAGAGTGCTTCCCACAATGAGACATACCGGCGCATCGTCAAG GTGGACCTAAAGTTCCCTCCTTCTGTGCCCTTGGGAGCCCAGGACCTCATCTACAAGCTGCTCAAGCATAACCCCTCAGAACGCCTGCCGCTGGCCCAGGTCTCGGCCCACCCTTGGGTCCGAACCCACTCTCGCAGGGTgctgcctccctctgcccctcagTCTGTCCCCTGA
- the AURKB gene encoding aurora kinase B isoform X2, whose amino-acid sequence MSRSNAQPTAAPGQKVVENSSGTPNIPKRSFTIDDFEIGRPLGKGKFGNVYLAREKKSHFIVALKVLFKSQIEKEGVEHQLRREIEIQAHLQHPNILRLYNYFYDRRRIYLILEYAPRGELYKELQKSRTFDEQRTATIMEELADALTYCHAKKVIHRDIKPENLLLGLRGELKIADFGWSVHAPSLRRKTMCGTLDYLPPEMIEGRTHNEKVDLWCIGVLCYELLVGNPPFESASHNETYRRIVKVDLKFPPSVPLGAQDLIYKLLKHNPSERLPLAQVSAHPWVRTHSRRVLPPSAPQSVP is encoded by the exons ATGAGTCGCTCCAATGCCCAGCCCACAG CTGCCCCTGGCCAGAAGGTGGTGGAGAACAGCAGTGGAACCCCCAACATCCCAAA GCGTTCCTTCACAATCGATGACTTTGAGATTGGGCGTCCTCTGGGCAAAGGCAAGTTTGGAAATGTGTACTTGGCTCGGGAGAAGAAAAGCCATTTCATCGTGGCGCTCAAAGTCCTCTTCAAGTCTCAGATCGAGAAGGAGGGTGTGGAGCACCAGCTGCGTAGAGAGATCGAAATCCAAGCGCATCTGCA ACATCCCAACATCTTGCGTCTCTACAACTATTTCTATGACCGGCGAAGGATCTACTTGATTCTGGAGTATGCCCCCCGGGGGGAGCTCTACAAGGAGCTGCAGAAGAGCCGAACTTTTGATGAGCAGCGAACAGCCACG ATCATGGAGGAGCTGGCAGATGCTCTAACATACTGCCATGCGAAGAAGGTGATTCACAGAGACATCAAGCCTGAGAATCTGCTCTTGGGGCTCCGGGGAGAGCTGAAGATTGCTGACTTCGGCTGGTCGGTGCACGCCCCCTCCCTGAG gaGGAAGACAATGTGCGGCACTCTGGACTACCTGCCCCCAGAGATGATTGAGGGGCGCACGCACAATGAGAAGGTGGACCTGTGGTGCATCGGTGTGCTCTGCTACGAGCTGCTGGTGGGAAACCCACCCTTTGAGAGTGCTTCCCACAATGAGACATACCGGCGCATCGTCAAG GTGGACCTAAAGTTCCCTCCTTCTGTGCCCTTGGGAGCCCAGGACCTCATCTACAAGCTGCTCAAGCATAACCCCTCAGAACGCCTGCCGCTGGCCCAGGTCTCGGCCCACCCTTGGGTCCGAACCCACTCTCGCAGGGTgctgcctccctctgcccctcagTCTGTCCCCTGA